One window of Chrysemys picta bellii isolate R12L10 unplaced genomic scaffold, ASM1138683v2 scaf989, whole genome shotgun sequence genomic DNA carries:
- the LOC135979552 gene encoding olfactory receptor 8U9-like: MEKGNHSEATEFILSGLTDRPELQVPLFVVFLLIYGITLVGNGGIILLIMTDPRLHTPMYFFLSNLSFCDLCFSSMISPKFLLNFLAERKSISYIACAVQLYLSIVFTDVECLLLAVMAYDRYVAICNPLLYRVTMSRQLCNQLVAGVYAVGVVDSMIHTWLTFRLSFCNSNIINHFTCDVPPLLAISCSDTRINEIVMFAFMCCTGVSSLVTVLLSYVYITSTILQIRSAEGRRKAFSTCTFHLTAVVLFFGTLLFMYLRPPSNYSMDTDKVASVFYTLVIPMLNPLIYSLRNTEVKDALRKAMNKLLTDS, encoded by the coding sequence ATGGAAAAGGGAAATCACTCGGAGGCGACTGAGTTCATTCTCTCGGGATTGACAGATCGTCCGGAGCTCCAGGTTCCCCTGTTTGTGGTGTTCCTACTGATTTATGgtatcaccctggtggggaatggggggataATCTTGTTAATAATGACTGATCcccgactccacacccccatgtactttttcctcagtaatttgtctttctgtgacctctgcttTTCCTCGATGATTTCCCCTAAGTTCCTGCTGAATTTCTTAGCCGAGAGGAAAAGCATTTCTTACATTGCCTGCGCTGTGCAACTGTATCTCTCTATCGTTTTTACAGATGTTGAGTGCCTGTTGCTGGCTGTGATGGCGTATGACCgttatgtggccatctgtaacccactgctCTATAGGGTCACCATGTCCAGGCAGCTTTGTAACCAGCTGGTGGCTGGGGTGTACGCTGTGGGGGTGGTAGATTCAATGATACACACATGGCTTACATTTCGGCTGTCATTCTGCAActccaacatcatcaatcatttcaCCTGTGATGTCCCCCCACTGCTGGCAATCTCCTGTTCTGACACCCGCATCAATGAGATTGTGATGTTTGCTTTCATGTGCTGCACTGGAGTGAGCAGCCTTGTGACTGTCCTCCTCTCCTATGTCTATatcacctccaccatcctgcagaTCCGCTCCGCCGAGGGGcggcgcaaagccttctccacctgcactttCCACTTGACTGCAGTGGTCCTGTTTTTTGGCACCCTCCTCTTCATGTATTTACGTCCCCCGTCCAACTATTCCATGGACACGGACAAAGTGGCCTCAGTGTTTTACACGCTggtgatccccatgttgaaccccctcatctacagcctgaggaacacagAGGTGAAGGACGCCCTGAGGAAAGCAATGAATAAACTCCTAACCGATTCTTGA